One segment of Candidatus Nitrospira nitrificans DNA contains the following:
- a CDS encoding DNA gyrase inhibitor YacG, with product MGQNRENPASPSALKTFMLCPICRRPTTWEGNSWRPFCSERCQVTDLGTWAAEQYRIPGSPLTTDTDVPESTDDGKTNDRT from the coding sequence ATGGGCCAAAATCGAGAAAACCCAGCAAGCCCCTCGGCGCTGAAGACCTTCATGCTCTGCCCGATCTGTCGCCGGCCAACCACGTGGGAAGGAAATAGCTGGCGCCCATTCTGTTCTGAACGTTGTCAGGTCACGGACTTGGGAACATGGGCGGCAGAACAGTACCGCATTCCCGGTTCGCCGCTCACCACAGACACCGACGTTCCTGAATCGACCGACGACGGCAAGACGAACGACCGCACTTAA
- a CDS encoding NAD(P)-dependent alcohol dehydrogenase — protein sequence MLATKGYAAMAAKESLQPFSFERRDVGPQDVLISISHCGICHSDIHQARNEWGISLFPMVPGHEIIGTVAQVGKAVATFKVGDRAGVGCFVDSCRTCTACREGLEQYCDGGTVWTYSGQDRAGRITQGGYSSQIVVNENYVLRIPTTLSPAGAAPLLCAGITTYSPLRQWGVGRYHKLAVIGLGGLGHMAVKIARAMGTEVTVFSTSEKKREDAKRLGAANFVVTSEPQAFTKLQGYFHYILDTVSAPHDYNAYLNLLKTDGTMILVGAPETPTPVQAFSLIFKRRRLAGSLIGGIKETQKMLDFCAQHQIESDVEVIPIQQVNEAYERVLRGDVKFRFVIDIGTLT from the coding sequence ATGCTTGCGACTAAAGGCTACGCGGCGATGGCCGCCAAGGAGAGTTTACAGCCCTTCTCCTTTGAACGACGCGATGTCGGTCCCCAGGACGTCCTGATTTCGATCTCGCACTGTGGGATCTGCCACTCAGATATCCACCAGGCCCGTAACGAATGGGGCATCTCTCTCTTTCCCATGGTGCCCGGACACGAGATCATCGGAACCGTCGCGCAAGTCGGCAAGGCGGTGGCCACTTTCAAGGTGGGGGATCGAGCCGGCGTCGGCTGCTTCGTGGATTCCTGCCGAACCTGCACGGCTTGCCGCGAAGGTCTGGAACAATATTGCGACGGCGGCACAGTCTGGACCTACAGCGGACAGGATCGAGCCGGACGGATTACTCAGGGCGGCTACTCGTCTCAGATCGTGGTGAATGAGAACTATGTCCTCCGAATTCCCACGACACTCTCACCGGCGGGAGCGGCCCCGCTGCTCTGCGCCGGGATTACGACCTACTCCCCCCTGCGCCAATGGGGTGTCGGGCGTTATCATAAACTGGCCGTCATCGGCCTCGGTGGGCTTGGCCACATGGCGGTCAAAATTGCCAGGGCGATGGGAACCGAGGTCACGGTATTCAGCACATCGGAGAAAAAACGGGAAGATGCGAAGCGGCTGGGTGCCGCGAACTTTGTCGTGACATCAGAGCCTCAGGCCTTTACCAAGCTCCAGGGGTATTTCCACTACATCCTCGACACGGTCTCGGCTCCCCATGATTACAACGCCTATTTGAACCTCCTCAAGACGGACGGCACCATGATTCTCGTAGGCGCACCCGAAACGCCGACTCCGGTCCAGGCCTTCTCGCTCATTTTCAAACGGCGGCGTTTGGCCGGCTCGCTCATCGGCGGGATCAAAGAAACGCAAAAAATGCTCGACTTCTGCGCGCAGCATCAGATCGAGTCGGATGTTGAGGTGATTCCAATCCAACAGGTCAATGAAGCCTATGAACGAGTGCTCCGCGGCGATGTGAAGTTTCGATTCGTAATCGACATCGGCACGCTGACGTAA
- the gltX gene encoding glutamate--tRNA ligase, with translation MRQVRVRFAPSPTGFLHIGGVRTALFNWLFARQQQGVFILRIEDTDQSRSTDESIQAILQGMQWVGLDWDEGPFRQTERMDLYRAHAMKLLEAGQAYWCVCKAEELDARRKEAEAKGLSPRYDGRCRNLKLVCSPGDAALRFKAPQEGQTVIDDLIKGKVVFDNAVVDDVIILRSNGYPTYNFSVVVDDALMGITHVVRGDDHLTNTPRQIPIFEALGFAAPRFGHLPMILGADKTRLSKRHGATSIMAYKDMGYLPEAMVNYLVRLGWSHGDQELFTRQELIEKFSWDHVQTSAAVFNPDKLLWMNAEYIKTSPPSEVAQALVPHLEQAGLKDELRTVSAEWLAQLIILVKERAKTLVDMVDWVRPYFGQEATFEVEAAKKFLTPTTVPLLQKLLARFEALPIFSKQVWEESFKKLVEEEGIKMGALAQPVRVALTGRTASPGLFEVMEVLGRERTLVRLKAGIERAKVCQA, from the coding sequence ATGCGTCAGGTTCGCGTTCGGTTTGCCCCCAGTCCGACGGGGTTTCTCCACATAGGAGGAGTGCGGACGGCTCTGTTCAATTGGCTCTTCGCGCGCCAACAACAGGGTGTGTTCATCCTTCGCATTGAGGACACCGATCAAAGTCGCTCGACCGATGAATCCATTCAGGCCATCCTGCAAGGCATGCAATGGGTCGGGCTCGATTGGGATGAAGGGCCATTCCGTCAAACAGAGCGGATGGACTTGTATCGAGCTCACGCCATGAAGTTGCTTGAGGCGGGGCAGGCGTACTGGTGCGTGTGCAAGGCTGAAGAGTTGGACGCTCGTCGAAAAGAAGCCGAGGCCAAGGGCTTGTCGCCTCGCTACGACGGGCGCTGTCGCAATTTGAAGCTCGTCTGTTCGCCAGGAGATGCCGCGCTTCGATTCAAGGCCCCGCAAGAAGGCCAGACGGTGATCGATGATCTCATCAAGGGAAAGGTCGTCTTCGACAATGCCGTCGTGGATGATGTGATCATTCTCAGGTCCAACGGGTATCCCACCTACAACTTTTCAGTCGTGGTCGATGATGCCTTGATGGGCATTACCCATGTGGTGCGAGGGGACGATCATTTGACGAACACGCCGCGCCAAATTCCCATTTTCGAGGCGCTGGGGTTTGCCGCGCCGCGTTTCGGACATCTGCCGATGATTTTAGGCGCCGATAAGACCAGGCTCTCCAAACGCCATGGGGCGACCTCGATCATGGCCTACAAAGACATGGGCTATCTTCCTGAGGCCATGGTCAATTATTTAGTCCGTCTCGGCTGGTCGCACGGGGATCAAGAGCTCTTTACTCGGCAAGAGCTGATCGAAAAGTTTTCGTGGGACCATGTGCAAACGTCGGCGGCTGTCTTCAATCCGGACAAGTTGCTCTGGATGAACGCCGAATATATCAAGACGAGTCCACCGAGCGAGGTGGCACAAGCGCTCGTGCCCCACCTGGAACAGGCGGGTTTGAAGGACGAACTGCGCACAGTGTCAGCCGAATGGCTTGCGCAATTGATCATATTGGTTAAAGAACGGGCGAAGACCTTGGTCGACATGGTGGATTGGGTCAGGCCGTATTTTGGGCAAGAGGCCACGTTCGAGGTGGAAGCTGCCAAGAAATTTCTCACCCCGACGACCGTGCCGTTGCTGCAGAAGCTTCTGGCACGATTCGAGGCGCTTCCGATCTTTTCCAAACAGGTGTGGGAAGAGAGTTTCAAGAAGCTCGTCGAGGAAGAAGGCATCAAGATGGGTGCGTTAGCCCAGCCAGTTCGGGTCGCCTTGACCGGACGGACGGCAAGCCCGGGGCTCTTCGAAGTCATGGAGGTTCTTGGACGCGAACGCACCCTCGTTCGGCTGAAGGCAGGAATTGAGCGCGCGAAAGTCTGCCAGGCTTGA
- the iscU gene encoding Fe-S cluster assembly scaffold IscU — MAYSDKVVDHFNNPRNMGSFKKDDADVGTGMVGAPECGDVMKLQIKVQNDTIVDAKFKTFGCGSAIASSSLATEWLKGKTLEEAQKIKNTDIVQELNLPPVKIHCSVLAEDAIKAALADYQKKADGQPAGTK, encoded by the coding sequence ATGGCATACAGCGATAAAGTCGTCGATCATTTCAACAATCCCCGCAATATGGGCAGCTTTAAGAAAGACGATGCGGACGTGGGCACCGGGATGGTGGGGGCCCCGGAGTGCGGTGACGTGATGAAGCTCCAGATCAAGGTCCAGAACGACACGATCGTGGATGCGAAGTTCAAGACCTTCGGTTGCGGGTCGGCAATCGCCAGTTCCAGCCTGGCCACCGAATGGCTCAAGGGCAAGACCTTGGAAGAAGCCCAGAAGATCAAGAACACGGACATCGTGCAGGAGCTGAATCTTCCTCCTGTGAAAATTCACTGTTCGGTCCTCGCGGAAGATGCCATCAAAGCCGCATTGGCCGACTATCAGAAAAAGGCCGACGGACAGCCAGCCGGCACCAAGTAA
- a CDS encoding IscS subfamily cysteine desulfurase, with protein sequence MKLPIFLDNHSTTPMDPRVLEAMLPYFVEKFGNAASRNHAFGWAAEEAVEQARKQIAKLIKADSKEIVFTSGATESDNLALKGVVEMYKEKGTHIITSSTEHRAVLDTAKSLEAKGLATVTYLPVDKYGMVNPQDVQNAITDKTILISVMLANNEIGTINPIQDIGKIAKAKGILFHCDATQGVGKIPVDVQAMGIDLMSFSAHKIYGPKGVGALYVRKRNPRVRIAAQMDGGGHERGMRSGTLPVPLIVGFGKACELCEQEMSTEAARLTKMRDRLQADIMAALEESYLNGHPTNRLPGNLNISFAYVEGESLLMGMKDIALSSGSACTSATLEPSYVLRALGVGTELAHSSIRFGLGRFSADDEIDYTIKKVIEVVTKLREMSPLYEMAKEGVDMKSVQWAAH encoded by the coding sequence ATGAAGCTTCCCATTTTCCTCGACAATCATTCCACTACTCCCATGGACCCACGAGTTCTGGAGGCGATGCTTCCGTATTTCGTCGAAAAGTTCGGCAACGCCGCCAGCCGCAACCATGCATTCGGCTGGGCCGCGGAAGAAGCGGTGGAACAAGCCAGGAAACAGATTGCAAAGCTCATCAAGGCCGATTCAAAAGAGATCGTCTTCACCAGCGGCGCCACTGAATCGGACAACTTGGCGTTGAAGGGTGTCGTGGAGATGTACAAGGAGAAAGGCACCCACATCATCACGTCGTCCACGGAGCATCGGGCCGTGCTCGATACAGCCAAGTCCCTTGAAGCCAAAGGGCTGGCGACTGTGACGTATTTGCCGGTCGATAAATACGGCATGGTGAACCCACAGGACGTGCAGAACGCGATCACCGACAAGACGATTCTGATCTCGGTCATGCTGGCCAACAACGAAATCGGCACGATCAATCCCATCCAGGATATCGGCAAGATCGCCAAAGCGAAAGGGATTCTGTTCCATTGCGACGCCACCCAGGGCGTCGGTAAAATTCCCGTCGATGTCCAGGCCATGGGCATCGATCTTATGTCGTTTTCAGCCCATAAGATCTATGGCCCCAAGGGAGTCGGTGCGCTGTACGTGAGAAAGCGGAACCCTCGCGTTCGGATCGCGGCCCAAATGGACGGAGGGGGCCATGAACGCGGCATGCGGTCCGGCACCCTGCCGGTTCCGCTGATCGTCGGATTCGGAAAGGCCTGCGAACTCTGCGAGCAGGAGATGTCAACGGAAGCAGCGCGGCTCACCAAGATGCGCGACCGCCTTCAAGCCGATATCATGGCAGCCCTCGAAGAGAGTTACCTCAACGGCCATCCGACGAACCGTTTGCCGGGCAACCTCAACATTTCGTTTGCCTACGTCGAAGGGGAGTCGCTGCTCATGGGCATGAAAGACATCGCGCTCTCGTCCGGTTCAGCCTGCACGTCGGCCACGCTGGAACCCTCGTACGTGTTGCGCGCGCTCGGCGTCGGGACAGAGCTTGCTCACTCCTCGATCCGTTTCGGCTTGGGCCGGTTCAGCGCCGACGATGAGATTGACTATACGATCAAGAAGGTTATTGAGGTCGTCACCAAGTTGCGGGAAATGTCCCCGCTCTATGAAATGGCGAAAGAAGGCGTGGATATGAAATCCGTTCAGTGGGCGGCGCATTAA
- a CDS encoding ferredoxin--NADP reductase: MAELTQPATVLAVTDLTPHVRQLVVKPKTSKISFQPGQWVSLKLPVGPTPPLNRAYSMADPSSPYGELTLVFDRVPGGLGSNYLYELRSGDEVALSGPYGNFVLPRPFDRELLLIARYTGLVPIRCLLKQMFFSKIQTPVLLIAVAPHEDEVLFHQEWLTMTMQYPSFRYLPLVAQNGESDAVDKTKSMLTPLVKGQPKVVPMICGTKAFVRPLRAYFMEEGYDRKDVKIETYD; encoded by the coding sequence ATGGCGGAACTCACGCAACCGGCCACGGTGCTCGCGGTCACCGATCTCACGCCCCACGTTCGCCAACTCGTCGTCAAACCCAAAACCAGCAAAATTTCCTTTCAACCGGGACAGTGGGTCTCCCTCAAGCTGCCGGTGGGACCGACTCCCCCGCTCAACCGCGCATACTCCATGGCCGACCCTTCGTCGCCGTACGGGGAATTAACGCTGGTATTTGATCGTGTCCCAGGCGGGCTGGGCTCCAATTATCTCTATGAGTTGAGGTCCGGAGACGAGGTTGCTTTGTCGGGCCCCTACGGAAATTTTGTCCTGCCCAGACCGTTCGATCGAGAGCTGCTGCTGATCGCGCGCTATACGGGGCTTGTTCCGATCCGGTGCCTTCTCAAGCAGATGTTTTTTTCAAAAATCCAAACTCCGGTCTTATTGATTGCCGTGGCGCCCCATGAAGACGAAGTCTTGTTCCATCAAGAATGGCTCACGATGACCATGCAGTACCCCTCGTTCCGCTATCTTCCGCTGGTCGCTCAGAACGGGGAGTCGGACGCCGTGGATAAAACCAAGTCCATGCTCACGCCGCTGGTCAAGGGACAGCCCAAAGTCGTGCCCATGATTTGTGGAACCAAAGCATTCGTCCGTCCCCTGCGTGCCTATTTTATGGAGGAAGGCTATGACCGAAAGGACGTGAAGATAGAGACATACGACTGA
- a CDS encoding RrF2 family transcriptional regulator produces MLKISKKADYALMALQHIASVQFGDVTPGRVVNTKEIAEEYNIPLELLAKVLQVLSKHGLIESHNGPKGGYLLARRAREITIAQIIESIEGPLAITDCSHEKDGDFCMQREHCNIRTPLLKIQDSIYQLLNNMTLGDMMGGTPLITIQSPSAQGVER; encoded by the coding sequence ATGTTAAAGATTTCAAAAAAGGCTGATTATGCGCTCATGGCGCTGCAGCACATTGCGTCGGTCCAATTCGGCGATGTGACGCCCGGCCGTGTGGTGAATACGAAAGAGATTGCCGAGGAATACAATATTCCCTTGGAATTGTTGGCGAAGGTCCTGCAAGTTCTCTCGAAGCACGGCCTCATCGAAAGCCACAATGGTCCTAAGGGAGGGTATCTCCTGGCACGCAGAGCCAGAGAGATCACGATTGCGCAAATCATCGAAAGCATCGAAGGCCCGCTTGCCATCACCGACTGCTCGCACGAAAAAGATGGCGATTTCTGCATGCAGCGCGAGCATTGTAACATCCGCACGCCGCTCCTGAAAATCCAAGACAGCATCTATCAGTTACTGAACAACATGACGTTGGGAGATATGATGGGCGGTACGCCTCTTATTACAATTCAGTCTCCCTCGGCACAAGGAGTCGAACGATGA
- the hscB gene encoding Fe-S protein assembly co-chaperone HscB, which translates to MKVQPVSKETDYFTCLGFPRRLLLDPKKLEAKFYELSRTFHPDFYQTKSAPEQTISLSNAAVLNTAYRTLRDPIQRAEYLLALETGSVKDIRTSPPADLFEEILELQDTLEDYRASDRASDQGHRLRAALQTEQGALERRKEGMESQLRQLFADWDQLQEAGEATSVARVERDRILKQMRDLLSHRTYINNIVNDLAATIS; encoded by the coding sequence GTGAAAGTTCAGCCGGTCTCAAAAGAGACCGACTACTTCACCTGTCTCGGGTTTCCACGGCGCCTCCTGCTCGATCCGAAGAAGCTGGAGGCCAAGTTCTACGAACTGAGCCGGACATTCCATCCGGACTTTTATCAGACTAAAAGCGCGCCCGAACAGACCATCAGCCTCAGCAATGCCGCCGTCCTTAACACAGCCTATCGCACGCTCCGTGATCCCATTCAACGAGCGGAATACCTCCTGGCCCTGGAAACCGGCTCGGTCAAAGACATTCGTACCTCTCCGCCGGCGGATCTCTTTGAAGAAATTCTGGAACTTCAAGATACCCTGGAAGACTACCGGGCATCGGATCGCGCTTCGGATCAGGGACACCGGCTCCGCGCCGCCCTCCAAACTGAGCAGGGCGCGTTGGAGCGGCGCAAGGAAGGAATGGAATCTCAACTTCGGCAGTTGTTCGCCGACTGGGACCAGCTACAAGAGGCGGGGGAAGCCACGAGCGTGGCAAGGGTGGAACGGGACAGAATCCTGAAGCAAATGCGCGATCTCCTGTCGCATCGGACCTATATCAACAACATCGTCAACGATCTGGCGGCAACGATCAGTTGA
- a CDS encoding 2Fe-2S iron-sulfur cluster-binding protein, which translates to MGGTNPYIQQAQYELPQVSYAVTFIQPDGSSTTVAVNPERLPYGATGLPGSILDIAMGHGVDLEHVCGGVCACSTCHVIVKQGLETCNEGTDDEYDQLDEAPMTTLQSRLGCQCVPNGTKDIVVEIPAVNKNLVREGH; encoded by the coding sequence ATGGGTGGCACAAACCCTTATATTCAACAGGCTCAATATGAACTTCCCCAAGTTTCCTATGCCGTGACATTCATCCAACCAGATGGGAGTTCCACCACGGTCGCGGTTAATCCGGAAAGGCTTCCCTACGGGGCCACTGGGCTCCCGGGGAGCATTTTGGATATCGCGATGGGACATGGAGTGGATTTGGAACATGTGTGCGGTGGGGTGTGCGCCTGCTCAACCTGTCATGTGATCGTGAAACAGGGGCTGGAAACCTGCAATGAAGGCACGGACGATGAGTATGATCAGCTGGATGAAGCTCCCATGACGACACTCCAGTCTCGACTGGGATGCCAGTGTGTGCCGAATGGAACCAAGGATATCGTCGTCGAAATTCCAGCCGTGAATAAAAATCTCGTGCGAGAGGGGCACTGA
- a CDS encoding HesB/IscA family protein: protein MDTTNVETQAPIISLTGAAVKEIKRLINVQGIEEGGLRLGVKGGGCSGLSYTINFDDKIGQYDQVHEIDGVKVIVDAKSAIYLQGTQLDYQKDMMGGNFKFLNPNANKTCGCGESFSA from the coding sequence ATGGACACAACGAATGTCGAGACCCAGGCTCCGATCATCTCGCTCACCGGCGCAGCCGTGAAAGAAATCAAGCGGCTGATCAACGTACAAGGCATTGAAGAAGGCGGACTTCGCCTCGGAGTGAAGGGAGGAGGCTGTTCGGGCTTGAGCTACACGATCAATTTTGATGACAAGATCGGACAATACGATCAAGTCCATGAGATCGACGGTGTCAAAGTGATCGTCGACGCCAAGAGCGCCATCTATCTCCAAGGCACCCAACTGGATTATCAAAAAGACATGATGGGCGGAAACTTCAAGTTTTTGAACCCGAACGCCAATAAGACATGTGGTTGTGGAGAATCGTTCTCGGCTTAA
- the dnaK gene encoding molecular chaperone DnaK codes for MARIVGIDLGTTNSLVAYMKDGQPCVVPDRHGRTMVPSVVALTDNGLIVGDSAKEHLTRTPERTVYSVKRFMGRGLADVQNELAYFPYHVTETNGVIRIRLGQKSYSPPQISAMILKELKLRAEASLGESITKAVITVPAYFNDSQRQATKDAGLIAGLEVLRIINEPTAASLAYGLQEKTQGTIAVYDFGGGTFDISILKLKDGIFEVLATNGDTHLGGDDLDRVLVDLFLGDIRDRYGIDIDRYPDHMQTVRLEAERAKIRLSDEHKTEITIELPEDKGRFTRELTRDQLESLVVGIIESTLAPCRIALKDAGLTPQDIDEVVLVGGSTRMPLVRQRVAALFGKQPHCHLNPDEVVALGAAVQADILSGGTTDMLLLDVTPLSLGIETMGGVMSSLIRRNTTIPASAKEMFTTYVDGQTGVDIHILQGERELVKDNRSLARFRLKVPPLPAGVPRIEVTFLIDANGILNVTATDMRTGQSQSIEVKPSYGLSDSEVERMIEDSFKFAAEDVSARKLIEARLDADALLKTIEKSLSEAERMIAQEEADDIRAALSRVSTAKDGTDPRAIRARMVELEQAAKHLNVVMLEDSLKKGLQGKKVSEVT; via the coding sequence ATGGCACGCATCGTCGGCATCGACTTAGGCACAACCAATTCGCTGGTTGCGTACATGAAAGACGGGCAGCCCTGTGTCGTCCCGGACCGTCACGGACGGACGATGGTGCCTTCGGTCGTCGCCCTGACGGACAATGGATTGATCGTCGGAGATTCTGCGAAGGAGCATTTGACCAGAACTCCTGAACGAACGGTCTACTCCGTGAAGCGCTTCATGGGCAGGGGGTTGGCCGATGTCCAGAACGAGCTGGCCTATTTCCCATATCATGTCACCGAGACGAACGGTGTGATCCGGATCAGGCTTGGCCAGAAGAGCTATTCACCGCCACAGATCTCCGCCATGATCCTCAAGGAACTGAAGCTGCGGGCGGAGGCCTCCCTCGGCGAGAGTATCACCAAAGCCGTCATTACCGTGCCGGCCTACTTCAACGACAGCCAGCGGCAAGCCACCAAGGATGCCGGCCTCATTGCCGGGTTGGAGGTGTTGCGCATCATCAACGAGCCGACCGCGGCCTCGCTGGCCTACGGGCTTCAGGAAAAAACGCAAGGGACGATCGCCGTCTATGACTTCGGCGGCGGGACATTCGACATCTCAATCCTAAAGCTGAAAGACGGCATCTTCGAAGTGCTGGCGACCAACGGCGATACCCATCTTGGCGGAGACGATCTCGACCGCGTACTCGTCGACCTTTTCCTCGGAGATATCCGAGATCGTTACGGAATCGACATCGACCGCTACCCCGACCATATGCAGACTGTCCGGTTGGAAGCGGAGCGGGCCAAGATACGCCTGTCTGATGAGCACAAGACCGAGATTACCATCGAGCTCCCGGAAGACAAAGGACGCTTTACCAGAGAGCTGACGCGTGATCAGCTTGAATCTCTCGTGGTAGGGATCATCGAGAGCACCTTAGCGCCTTGTCGCATCGCGTTAAAAGACGCCGGGCTTACTCCACAAGACATTGATGAGGTCGTATTGGTGGGCGGTTCCACCCGCATGCCATTGGTCCGGCAACGAGTGGCAGCGCTGTTCGGAAAGCAACCCCATTGCCACTTGAATCCGGACGAGGTGGTGGCCCTGGGGGCGGCGGTCCAGGCCGACATTCTCAGCGGCGGAACGACAGATATGTTGCTGTTGGACGTCACGCCCTTGTCCCTCGGCATCGAAACGATGGGCGGCGTCATGAGCAGCCTGATCCGCCGAAACACGACCATCCCGGCAAGCGCCAAGGAGATGTTCACGACCTATGTCGACGGTCAGACCGGAGTGGATATCCACATCCTCCAAGGTGAGCGCGAACTCGTCAAAGACAACCGGAGCTTGGCCCGATTCCGCCTCAAAGTACCGCCTCTCCCCGCCGGCGTCCCGCGTATCGAGGTCACCTTTTTAATCGATGCCAACGGGATCTTGAACGTCACGGCGACGGACATGCGGACGGGCCAAAGCCAGTCGATCGAGGTCAAACCCTCCTACGGACTATCCGATTCGGAAGTGGAGCGGATGATCGAGGACTCGTTCAAGTTCGCGGCCGAGGACGTCAGCGCTCGCAAGCTGATCGAAGCTCGTTTGGATGCAGACGCTTTGCTGAAAACGATCGAAAAGTCTCTCAGCGAAGCGGAGCGCATGATCGCGCAGGAGGAGGCCGATGATATCCGCGCTGCATTGTCGCGCGTATCCACCGCAAAGGACGGAACGGACCCGCGAGCCATCCGAGCCCGCATGGTGGAACTCGAACAGGCCGCGAAGCACTTGAACGTCGTGATGCTGGAGGATTCTCTCAAGAAAGGCCTCCAAGGGAAGAAGGTATCCGAGGTAACGTGA
- the iscX gene encoding Fe-S cluster assembly protein IscX — translation MDLKWQDAEEIAIRLVEEHPETDPLTVRFTDMHTWIVALPEFKDDPKKSNEKILEMIQMAWHEEYQDTKA, via the coding sequence ATGGACTTGAAATGGCAAGACGCCGAAGAGATCGCCATCCGGTTGGTCGAAGAACACCCAGAGACAGATCCGCTCACCGTGCGTTTCACCGACATGCACACCTGGATCGTTGCGCTGCCGGAATTTAAAGACGACCCGAAGAAATCGAACGAGAAAATCTTGGAAATGATTCAGATGGCGTGGCACGAAGAATATCAGGATACGAAAGCATAG